The genomic window ctgagcctttttaaaaaagatgaaattatatatttgtaagCTGTAAATATCAACATCTTCAGTGGTAATGGGTTaggggctgagtgccacagacagagtGGGGAGGTCAGAAAGTTAAGTtgacaaagaaataaacaataattgtGGAATTCACTGAATTCTCATCTTCGTATGTTCAATTTTAAAAGTTCAAACAGACAAAGTGTCATATACTGTAGAGAGAAGCAGCAGTTCGGCTTGAACTTAAGTGATTATgtttattaattgtttagtctaaaCAACGTCAACAGTGTCATATCTCAAAGCCAAGAGTAaaatcttcaaattgcttgttttgtccaataaaaaaccaaagatattcactttacaatGGCATGAATCCTCATATCCGAAAATCTGAAACCAGTGTATGTTTGGAATTTGTGCTTTGGAAAATGACTTTTAACGATCATCTATCAAATTTCTATTGATTGTTGCAACAAGTCTTACTCATGTACGTACCCCAACTCTTAGTGTATAGGCATACTCTGCCAGCAACGTGGGACTAATGATCCTCCATTTGTGCTTGGTCTTCTTAAAGTGAGGGTcaggaaagaggaagaacaTCTTACTGAGCTGAAACACAGGGAGGACGGGGAGACGGTGAGAAACTGTAAGTAAGCAGCAGCAAAGTGTTTGAATTCACAAAAACAccacttttctttttaactctGGTTGATTACTTTGCGTCTTTCCCACACATGAGATCAAAACTAAACTTTCTATTTTTATCTACTTTGATACTCTAGttctaaaatgaatgaatgccaCCACTTAAATGTGGCCCACATAACATTTTGTGGTTGGTTGTTAAGCACCGTGGATTGCAAAACTGGAATTTCCctccttgatttttttttcttccataaaGTTCCCCGTGTGTCTATCGTTGACAAGTGTACAATTGCAGGCTCCATTGGTATTAGTCTGGCTGATAGATTAAAAACCATTCCAGTAGCTTTTTAttagttaaaataaataatgtcagGTATAGACAGAAAGATGTGGGTATAATCACTGTGGACTGCTGCAGCCTCGGGGGGCTGCTTCAGTGCTGATAGAAGATGGAAAAACCTTAACACTTTGAATTATTTTAGGGTTACAAAACAtaccaagaagaagaaaaaaaaagaagaaaagtattGCAGGTCTTTAGAATGTGCTGTTTCAACACTTGAAGCACGTCATGCATGTGAGAAGGATTGGAGCTAGATTTTGAGCGCTAGCCTGGGTGGTCGTCTTTTATTTCTccgctttgaaaaaaaaataaaaaaatctgggTTGTGAAGACGGTTTTATTCTAATCATGAGTGAGGAAGGTAACCGAGAATAAAGCTGCACGGAGAAAAATGTTAATCTCTGCTCAATGAATACGAGTCAAGAGATGCAATTTATGAATGAGTTGAAGGGAGTGACACCGAAACGCAAAACCAAGCCAAGCTTCTCCGTCCAAACCATGCAGATGTCCGGACGACTGTTCCTTCGAAACACTTCAAATCTCAGACTGGCAAGAAGTCTTAACGCAAGCTGtacaaatattatttaaaatgaccttttaaaataaaaaaagtatgcTTTTTTGTACGAAACCAGTACAGTATAATTATTATTCCATAAATGTGTCAGTGTTACAGCATTTACTTCCCTGCgttcatttttcagtttatacTCGCTCAGGGCTTTTGAGGTGAACCTTTTATCCAGGGTACCTAATTTAACCCTGGCACACTAAGCCCACTGTGTAATCTAATGCGAGTTTCAACAAGTCACAGATTACCGCAGCTAATTGGAACGGATAAAAAGCATCTTGCACTGCTCTCTGCTCAGCTGATGCGATGCCTTGCGTGTCAGTCAATGACCCCATTGTTGTGGATTTATTGAGCAATCCGTATAAACTAATTCAGTCCATATGTTAAACATGAGGAAAGTAATTATTTTTAGTTTGAAACGGTTGGGCTGCATACAGTTATTACCTTGCCAGTGCCAGGACAGATTGTCAGCTTTAATTTAAGGTTATTACAGGCCACATCAGATGAGCAATTAAAGAACTGCAGGCCTTTTGTATGTGAGCTCTTATTAAGGGGGGCGTCAGCAGTATGTGGGCACATTAACATCACATTCAGGAGCTTTTTATACAGCTGGCTCAACCGATTTCCAAAAAAAACATGCCTCTAGtagtatctagccatgcagataacAAGGTATGAGATGTCTGCCTGTAGGGAAAATGATGGTGCtcacagtgatttaaaaaaaaaaaaaatctttgttagAAAGTTGTTAAATCAAAATTGTCTACAGTCAGATTCTTTACAGAGGTTACAGAGAGTAACAAGGTCACAAATTCTTGAAAGGTTGTTTTGTAGTTTGGGTGAAGTGACCCTTTAACCTCACTTAAGTTTATGTTGCCTGTGTAGTGCCTGTAGTGGTATAATGCATCTTGGGTCCTCCCTGGAAATAGAGAGTTCTCTGTCCCACACTTGCCTACATGAACCAGCATGCACCGCTGTCAGACCTGAGCAGGTTAGAAAGTGAGTTTGTTTAAGTCTTTTATGATTTCTGACTTTTGAAAGTGAGGattttcttgataaatgtgTGACCACAGCAGGCACTGAGTCAACAGAAGCAGGATTTATATGCAACCTGAGAGAAAAGGCTCTAAGGTCTGTAAGGCAAAACAAAGTCCAGCCAAAGTTAGACgtgcatgtgaaaaaaaaaaacgggtaTCAAACCTTAAAACCTTTCGGGTGCCGATGAATACGTGTCCGTAGCACCACAGCAATAAAAGCTGTCAGGCACTGAAAGCTGTAACTGAATGTCTAGTCAGATGCTTAATCTTGATTAGTTATTCCCTGATTTAAATCAGAATGTTGCCaatttcagtaatttttttaTCAAGTTAAGTATGGCTGCTTGTTtttagacaacatttaacatttgagaacgTCTTCTGTTAAATGGATAAAGAGTTTTGttgaacaaatgtttttatttctcaatgTGAGGTATTAAAAAAAGTATCATTTTGGTATCTGGACCAAACTTCATGTATGTATTGACACATATATAGAAAACTTTCAAATGACTCTTGTCAGATGTTTGATATAATctaatttcttaaaaaatgttctCGACTAATGGTTATATTTTCCGGCTGTGATCATTTCATTGGAGTATTTACAAAAAATTGCAAGCTGtcattaaaaatgcaacaacagGCTCAATTGCATTAATTCTTGTGACCTGCAAGATTGACATTTCCTCCAAACACAGCTCAGTCAGTTTAACATTAAAGCCTTAGTGTCTGGTTAGAAGCGAGAACCACTTCAATCTGTTCTGTCGTCTGACAGCAGCACAAATACAGAGGCGAACCCACCTGTCCTTTGGAAAAGAAGTTGGGGAGGTACTTCATCGCATTGCTGCGAATGCAGGCGATGTTCTGGTAGcttcctggttcagaggcacGGAGTGACTGGATACGATCCTGAACGTAATCTGACACTTTCACCCGGATCTCCATGCCCAGGATGAGCTTGTCTGGGAAAAGTGGAGATAACTCCACTGAGAGAAAGTAAAGatgcacaaagacacaaacagaaatatgaatGAAGATGACATCAGGTCAATACAGAACAAAACTCTGACCTGTGAAAACTCTAAAAGGCAGCAGATCAGTAACATAACTACCTAAAAGCCCGCCGTATCCACATCCAATGTCTGCAAACTCAACTTGTGGCGTCCTATTCTCAGGTGGGTTGCTGGTAAAGAAGTCTGGATACAGCTTGAACCAGTCCATCTCCTCCGGACACACTGGGCTGACGAGGAAAGAGAGGGAATTATTtctaataaagaaacaaacaacaacaaaaaaatattgccagtgttttctgtggattatccaacGTAATAATAGGGATGCTGTTTGTGGAAAGAGGTGGAAAGAggtgttttaaatgtcatttttcattgctttgagcacctatattatattacattggACACAGAAATCTCAGACAATATCTTAAATCCTTTTGTAAAAACTTTTAACATCACTAGTTGGGGAAAAAGTGAGCAAATATGTGGCAAGAAATGCCAGTTTGCTTcttgattttcttcttctacatttATAAAGGCACAAACGGGACTGACAGGGCAGCAGGTACTGATATATATACTGATATAAACTGATGTAAAGCTGCATGAGGCAGTGCAGTGCAGGTATAAATcgttatatacagtctatggtataAATGCAGACACATGTGCATCACTCACTAATCAAACGTGTGGTGAGCCATCGGGTTTGAATGTGCTCGCTGTCTGTAGTAACGTTTCTGCGGCATAGACGAACTCATGTTGCTCCCGATAATATTAAGTTTGTCTGTTTGgttattaataaatacaaatatccACTTCTAGTTATCGATTTCCAAAGAGTCTCGCTTGTTTCTGGATAGTTTACCACCGGTTGCGGGTCGCGGCGTTTTTACGTCATCGCTGCGCGTCTCCTctgggttgccaggtttgttGAAAGAGAAGTAAACTATGAATCTATCTGTTCGTTGCAAGTAAAAAAGTAGCTGCTGCAGTTCAGTTTTCACTAAGATGAAAGTGAAGCAccgaaatgtttttttttttaacttttgataGTAAGAAGAGGCTCATCAGAATCGCCTCTCTCtgtcaaattatttaaaattggCTATTATACTGTTGGACTGTTATTACTGATGCACTTGTATGCAGCATCTTTCTTGTCTTGTTAGTCTACGAGTGATTTTCTCCTCTCATATCATCTCATTTCAATTGTCTTAGTGGCCAAAAGACGTAAAACTGTATAAAATtacataagaaaaacagaaaagatcaaagaaaactctaaaaaaaaatatttcgaaaagttttttattgtgttttttttctccagttaaAATCTGCTACTCATTCATATCAAGATGCTTTGTCACTACTGCCGTTGATTAAGGTGGATCTGATTTTTACTACCCACCTATAGCCTACCATTTGGGAGTAACATTCATAAACTGGCACATTTGATAAACTAATCAAATAcaatttgataaaataaatcaaactaatCTGCCC from Thunnus maccoyii chromosome 3, fThuMac1.1, whole genome shotgun sequence includes these protein-coding regions:
- the mettl1 gene encoding tRNA (guanine-N(7)-)-methyltransferase, with amino-acid sequence MSSSMPQKRYYRQRAHSNPMAHHTFDYPVCPEEMDWFKLYPDFFTSNPPENRTPQVEFADIGCGYGGLLVELSPLFPDKLILGMEIRVKVSDYVQDRIQSLRASEPGSYQNIACIRSNAMKYLPNFFSKGQLSKMFFLFPDPHFKKTKHKWRIISPTLLAEYAYTLRVGGLVYTITDVEEVHLWMVKHFTEHPLFTRVPDEELVGDVIINRLGTCTEEGKKVQRNGGKNFLAIFRRIEDSN